One Hevea brasiliensis isolate MT/VB/25A 57/8 chromosome 6, ASM3005281v1, whole genome shotgun sequence genomic window, ATAAATTTCAatgattattattgaaattgtatTGTTGTAATacgtttattaattttaaaacgtaatataaaatttttttaatttttaaattttacattataaattttaatttttaatttttaattttttaattaaatattaataaatagctTAAAAATGACATTTAGTTAGGATTTCTCTTTTATCTCTTAtataaagtgtaaaattattttatttacacataaaaaattatattttttacgaAGAGAATAATGATTTAATTTACCCATAACTTTTGAgaggaaataaaaataataactatGCATGCTGAAATTATCTAAATTAATGTCTAACTGAAAATTAATGATTGAAAATTAGAAGACTTTTattgtataaattttaaaaattatgaaaatttaaattatatttttaaattaaaaagttgcagtgtaaaattatataaattaaggtgggattattaaaatttatccacaCTAaggtcatttttttttttgtcaaacttGGTAGAATCTATATTATTTTGTATTtgcattaatttatatttttaaaattaagagtgggttttgctctctctctctatatatatatatgtatagttCTAGAATCGATAACATCAATTAGAGATTCAAAAATATTTCATCGTTGaaataatctaattttttaattcaataaataaaaaagagctttcaagaaaaACTCCAtctgaaaaataataataataaggaagACTAGCTACACAAACTGTCAAAAATTTCTGGAAGGTCAAGTAAAGTTGATGATCTAACTAGACGAAGCAACGACGTCGTGTCAAACGTCAGCACAAGGGAAAATATAAGTTGGAGCGCTTGCCACATCAACCCTGCCCAAACTATCGGCTATTATAATCCCACGTAAACATCACATATTATGATTTTGAATTTATTGGCCAAAAAGCTAGTAATGAATGAGACATTggcaaatttttttattaaattcaatcaacttTGAAGGCAAGGACAAATGTCCTTGTTCCTTTCTTTTTGAGCCtctttacaatatatatatattaatcctaaaaagataaataatagtaaaaaaaataaatagatataCCCAAATTCAATACTCTTCCATTTCGATACTCTCTGTATTTTAAAAgtgtaaaaaaattaattaaattatccaTTAATTGGTTCACCGGTTATTTGAttgatataataaaatttaataaatataattatttttaaataaaagaaaacgaaataatttataatttttgacaAACATTGAACCAAgttgtaatttattattattttttttattattatttttcacttTAACTAACAAGAAATTTGTTGACTTTTAGTGGAATGATTGGATATctacataaaattaaaattgagaaattaaattatttttaaattaaaaataacatatttaattataatttttacctTGAAGTCAATTTGTAATTTACCTTGTCGTTTATCTTGTTTTTATCTTCTAGATGGAGCTTGTGGGCAATAGACATCTGGAAAAAaagttaataatataatattgatTAAGAAAATTTTCAACACTACGATTGTAAATTAGAGTTATCATGTGAATTCTAGATGGTGAGAAATATTTCAACAATATAGTGATTGCAAATTAATTAGAGTCATCACGTGAGTTCTAGATGGTGGTTTTAATCCATTAAACTATACATATATACGTAATAGTTAATTGTAAATACATtatgattaaaaaataataatataaatataaatataaaacatATAAATATTGCATTAGACCTAAAGTCTTTATCAGCTATATTTGCAAATATTAAATTCAAACATGGCACCAATCCTTTGAGTGTACGTATATAATATTACGTCGACTTCCCTTCAAAACGTGGGGAAGCCAACACATAGAAGAAGTTGCATATACAGCTGCTATTTTCATTTTCAGTGCTAGATTAACACAAACGCATGAATTACTAAATATGTTTATGTGATAATCtcattctaaattaaaaattaaaataaaaaaaaaagaatttttaaccAATGGTATCCAGCCATGTATATACATATGTGTAAGTAGAAGTCAAAACACCTAAAAGCCTATGTTTTCCAAGTCGCAGGAGACTGCGCACGTGCTTTATCCATTTTTCCTTCTCGTTACAATGAACATGAGAATTCACCATCAGAACCCTATGCCATATCCACCCCTATTCGATTGCGGGTCATCCAAGTATCTTTTCTTCATCAGCAGAATCTTCTATTCcatttttaatctaatttttttttattgtaataaaAACTTAATCACTTAATTTAGGTTAATCGTAATCTCATAACTAAAAGTATACCATTCACttgatttaataataaaataaataaaatattattaaaattatatttaaaataataaaatttataatttaaatcttaataaaaattaattatataaaaaaaaatttctgtgAAAAATGATCAATTAGATTAGCTACAtcctatttgatttatttttctaaTCTATGACACTTTCCAGGAAATGACCTTCCTTGAGATTTTCTCTAATCTAATCACTTTCTAGGAAATCATCACCTTTCACACACGACACATCTGTTCCTCTTTTTTTCCTACTTCCGTACCTCTATATAAACCCTACCAATGATGGTCTACTACATCTGATTTCAATAAAGGCTCATCAGTACTGTCACAATTAGCAAACGATCATTTCTGGGTTCTGCTTAGATTTCTTTTTCTGGTCATGGATGTACTTGGTGTTAACATGAAGGGCAAGAAACAAGCCAGGAGAAGAAGTACTAAAAAGGGTATCAAAGTTGTCTACATATCTAGCCCTATGAAAGTTGAGACTAGTGCCTCAAAATTTAGGGCTCTTGTGCAAGAACTCACCGGAAAAGACTCCGACGCTGCTCGATTTATGGACTTTAATGGTGTTGATAACTCTCCTGAAATTCTCGACCAAAGAACTGTAGATGAGCCAAGATCTTTAGTCCCTTTGATGGACTCTTACAACGAGTCATCGTCTCCTGGTTCCGATTCTATGTTCGAGTCTTTCGATAGATTTTTGCCGCCTATGCAAGGGAGTTTTATGAGCATGTTTCAATCAAATCCTTTCCATGAATCTTCTCTTGAGCTAGATGTGTTTAACTAGAATCTTTAATATAGGTATGTATATGGCTTGTATGAGTCTTGTATGAGCTCTTTCTGTTTTGTCATTCTTCTTTttgttatacatatatatatgtaaattaatcCCAGTTTAGATATTAAGCTTCTCAATATAATTCTGTTTTGTTGCTAATTAATCATGGAAGTTTTCTGGTTAATCAACATGGTTATCCAAGCAAAAGTTATGCCATGAGCAAATGGATAGAATTAATAAATCTTATAGAGAATATTGACAAGGACTTCTGTTATTTTAATAGAATCGTTCCACCTTGTATGAACAGGAGACTCAGTTCATCAAGAAAAATTGCCAAAATAATGTTTATCCTTTTCAATAGAAAATTAAGCCTCTGGTGTTCTCTTATTGAGAATAAGGAGGATGAGATGAAAAGAAAATACCAAAAAGCATTAAGCATCTTCAGTGTGGTCCTCGCTCTAATAACTGGGTATGGATTTGATAGTCTCATGCGCACTTGGTGGTGGTAGCTTTGGGGAAGGAGAAGTTGATGGCTGGCGGCTGAGGTCCCTTCTCTTATCATGTACATACATCAAACGCCCAAACTGACACACATGTGTATGCACATTGGCGGCTATACATTATAAcagattaattatatatatgaccactgttattattaaataatatttttattgtattCAGGGCTTTTAGATAAGAGAGGAGCTAGGATTGTAATTTGAAGACTGAAGTGTATAAAAATATCCTTATAAACTACAATATAATGTTTATAAACGTAATTTCATCACTTTTAAGTGATGGCTAAATCCTTCTATTTTACAAGAAATAGattattgatatatatatatgatatgttcaaataataattaaaacAGTCTTTTTGAGTGTGagagaaaaggaaataaaaatatatttttagtattttttaacTTGAAAACATGTTATAATATATTCATAGTAGATTAAAgggatttttataaaataaaattaaaatttaaaagttttttagtaataaattaaaattaaatgaaagaAGTAAagcaaataataaaatttatagataaaaattattttcttaattattgtGTAAAACttaattagataaaaataaaatgagataatactatttaattgttcttatacattatttaattttttaattaatttaatttccattGAGTTTTCGAGGTAAATTTCACCACTGGTCATTAATATGATTTTATATGTATATGTAAATAACTAATGGACGACTAGAGGATGAATTACAATAGACTAATAGCGGCAGCAAGGCCTTTTGCATGGAATTGGACATAAAGATGGTTAAACTAAAATCTGAATTGTAGATTGCGCACAAGAGAAGCCCATCAAAGAGACATCGCTTTCCCCCCTCTCTCAACCACCCTTCTTTccctttctttaatttttcttttgttaATTCAAGCAAAAGCTCAGTCGGTAAATGCAAATCCAAATCACAAGTTAAAATTatacagaaaaaaaaaacaaatttatttaagcaaaaattataaaatattatacaagTGATAATTGATCATGAAATTATTATAAACGGAAATAAGGGGTGGTGATAGTAATTTTATAGTACTCTCTCTCTCATAAAAAGTAGATCATTTTTATAATATAGAGAATATATTTTACATGATTATAAgagacatatatgtatatatgtattgggtactcttaataattttttcattttataacttaaataaatagcaATCTAACTGAATAATAGAAGAGAGGACGTAGCACTTGAAATAGAAGCAAAAGAGTAAAcagagtaataataataataataatttctgtgATTTTGTTTGCTCTTTGCTCAAAATTCACAAGCTTTGAGTTAGTGAGTTTCATTATAGCTACTACTGTTGCCACTGAATTTAGAGTgttcaaaattatttttataaataaaagtattattttaaatattattaaaaaaatattttatatttttataattaaaatttattaaatttaatttttaattattatttaatattttttaaataatatacttaaaaaaataattatctcaACATTAATTTCAATCAAGTCCATTTATTGGGATAGCAATTGCATTATTTGATACTTGCCCAAATTTAGAAATAGATCAGCTGAAAAGAAAATGGTATTTATTCaaagtaattttataattttatttaatcttaagattcaataatatatatttataattttaaatatttaaattcatttaaacacatttaatttgttcacttttctaaataaaatttattcagtTAGTGcacattacatatgagaaagaaggggaaaaaaaaaattgcagccGAAG contains:
- the LOC110641848 gene encoding sigma factor binding protein 1, chloroplastic-like, translating into MDVLGVNMKGKKQARRRSTKKGIKVVYISSPMKVETSASKFRALVQELTGKDSDAARFMDFNGVDNSPEILDQRTVDEPRSLVPLMDSYNESSSPGSDSMFESFDRFLPPMQGSFMSMFQSNPFHESSLELDVFN